One Kitasatospora sp. MAP12-44 DNA segment encodes these proteins:
- a CDS encoding MFS transporter: MRKWLPLTAVCLGTFMLLVDVTIVTVALPDMARSLHTSFADLQWVMDIYALALAALLLSAGSLADLAGRRKVYLAGLVLFAVASLACGLATGPAVLIAFRALQGIGGAAMSATTMALLSSSYQGKDRGIAFGVWGAVSGAAAAAGPVLGGMLTQHLDWHWIFYVNLPVSALAVLMTLRYVSESRNPHAKGVDLPGMATFTLAAGAVTYALIRVGDNGWTSTATLGFFALGALALAAFVAVERRSSRPMLDLALFRSPSFVGIMLGGLLLSVAGFSYMVYASLWLQSVRGMGPVTAGLVFLPMSIAAFLVSAVAGRWLYGASPRWTIGIGMLLISAGALLQAMVGAGSTWTVLLPGLALTGVGVGLAGPLLAITAMASVPTERGGMAAGAANTSRQLGNALGIAVLGAVFQDKVLAALRASAGALSDPKATADALTGGRAAAVIARTAPEHRAAVSQLVHEVFAAGLRQTFLVAGVMGLVGGAIVLLLVRRPPAPAWAGDAGKGGPQEARPSVKPQAQEATSG; this comes from the coding sequence TCGTGACCGTCGCCCTGCCGGACATGGCCAGGAGCCTGCACACCTCCTTCGCCGACCTGCAGTGGGTGATGGACATCTACGCCCTGGCCCTGGCGGCCCTGCTGCTGAGCGCCGGGTCGCTGGCCGACCTGGCCGGGCGACGCAAGGTCTACCTGGCGGGCCTGGTGCTCTTCGCCGTCGCCTCGCTGGCCTGCGGCCTGGCGACCGGACCGGCCGTGCTGATCGCCTTCCGCGCTCTGCAGGGCATCGGCGGCGCCGCGATGTCGGCTACCACGATGGCGCTGCTGAGCAGCTCCTACCAGGGCAAGGACCGCGGCATCGCGTTCGGCGTCTGGGGCGCGGTGAGCGGCGCCGCGGCCGCGGCCGGCCCGGTGCTGGGCGGGATGCTCACCCAACACCTGGACTGGCACTGGATCTTCTACGTCAACCTGCCGGTCAGCGCGCTGGCGGTGCTGATGACCCTGCGCTACGTCAGCGAGTCCCGCAACCCGCACGCCAAGGGCGTCGACCTGCCGGGCATGGCCACCTTCACGCTGGCGGCCGGTGCCGTCACCTACGCACTGATCCGGGTCGGCGACAACGGCTGGACCTCCACCGCCACACTGGGGTTCTTCGCGCTCGGCGCGCTCGCGCTGGCCGCGTTCGTGGCGGTCGAGCGGCGCAGTAGCCGGCCGATGCTGGACCTGGCGCTCTTCCGCAGCCCCTCCTTCGTCGGGATCATGCTCGGCGGCCTGCTGCTCTCCGTCGCGGGCTTCTCCTACATGGTCTACGCCTCGCTCTGGCTCCAGTCGGTGCGCGGCATGGGCCCGGTGACGGCCGGTCTCGTCTTCCTGCCGATGAGCATCGCGGCGTTCCTGGTCTCCGCCGTGGCCGGCCGATGGCTCTACGGGGCCTCGCCCCGGTGGACCATCGGGATCGGCATGCTGCTGATCAGTGCGGGCGCCCTGCTGCAGGCCATGGTCGGCGCGGGCTCGACCTGGACGGTCCTGCTGCCCGGCCTGGCGCTGACCGGCGTCGGGGTGGGCCTGGCGGGGCCGTTGCTGGCGATCACCGCGATGGCCTCGGTGCCGACCGAGCGCGGCGGGATGGCGGCCGGCGCCGCCAACACCTCGCGCCAGCTGGGCAATGCGCTGGGGATCGCGGTGCTGGGCGCCGTCTTCCAGGACAAGGTGCTGGCCGCGCTGCGGGCCTCGGCCGGAGCGCTGAGCGACCCCAAGGCCACCGCGGACGCGCTCACCGGCGGCCGGGCGGCCGCCGTGATCGCCCGCACGGCCCCCGAACACCGGGCCGCCGTCTCGCAGCTGGTGCACGAGGTGTTCGCCGCCGGGCTGCGGCAGACCTTCTTGGTGGCCGGTGTGATGGGCCTGGTGGGCGGCGCGATCGTGCTGCTGCTGGTCCGTCGGCCCCCGGCCCCGGCCTGGGCCGGTGACGCGGGGAAGGGCGGACCCCAGGAGGCCCGCCCTTCGGTCAAGCCGCAGGCTCAGGAGGCCACGAGCGGATAG